One Sinorhizobium sp. BG8 DNA window includes the following coding sequences:
- the ugpC gene encoding sn-glycerol-3-phosphate ABC transporter ATP-binding protein UgpC, whose translation MSFLKISSLRKSYGALEILKDINLEIEQGGFLVLVGPSGCGKSTLLNTIAGLEPITSGDIAIDGRSVAGLHPSKRDIAMVFQSYALYPNMTVAGNIAFGMEIRGVPKEEREKAIKQVAEMLQIGHLLDRKPGQLSGGQRQRVAMGRALVRDPKLFLFDEPLSNLDAKLRVDMRTEIKRLHQRMKTTIVYVTHDQIEAMTLATKIAVLKDGVLQQFGTPAEIYNNPANIFVADFMGSPAMNLLKAKIEGDSSSLSVTLSRQQAEPLRLSVPNAPQGLGGYRGREVVFGIRPEALTDPDGADRNAKTLVEGDCMIEVVEPAGADTFAVTHLGGKEIVARLRADARIAAGQKTRLAFNLDKAVFFDPESQRRIA comes from the coding sequence ATGTCGTTTCTCAAGATCAGCAGTCTTCGCAAGTCCTATGGCGCGCTGGAAATCCTCAAGGACATCAACCTGGAAATTGAGCAGGGCGGGTTCCTCGTGCTCGTCGGCCCTTCCGGCTGCGGCAAGTCCACGCTGCTCAACACCATTGCCGGACTGGAACCGATCACCTCCGGTGACATCGCCATCGATGGTCGCTCGGTTGCAGGCCTGCATCCTTCGAAGCGCGACATCGCCATGGTTTTCCAGTCCTACGCGCTCTACCCCAACATGACCGTCGCCGGAAACATCGCCTTCGGCATGGAAATTCGCGGAGTGCCGAAGGAGGAGCGCGAAAAGGCAATCAAGCAGGTCGCCGAAATGCTACAGATCGGTCACCTGCTCGATCGAAAGCCGGGCCAGCTTTCCGGTGGCCAGCGCCAGCGCGTGGCCATGGGCCGGGCGCTGGTGCGCGATCCAAAGCTCTTTCTCTTCGACGAGCCGCTCTCGAATCTCGACGCCAAGCTGCGCGTCGACATGCGCACCGAGATCAAGCGTCTGCACCAGCGCATGAAGACAACCATCGTCTACGTCACCCACGACCAGATCGAGGCAATGACGCTGGCGACCAAAATCGCAGTGTTGAAGGATGGCGTGCTGCAGCAGTTCGGCACGCCCGCCGAGATCTACAACAATCCCGCGAACATATTCGTCGCCGACTTCATGGGCTCGCCCGCGATGAACCTGCTGAAGGCGAAGATCGAGGGCGACAGTTCCAGCCTTTCCGTCACCCTTAGCCGCCAGCAGGCCGAGCCTTTGCGCCTGTCCGTGCCCAACGCACCGCAAGGCCTCGGAGGCTATCGCGGCCGCGAGGTCGTCTTCGGTATACGTCCCGAAGCACTGACCGATCCTGATGGTGCCGACCGCAACGCCAAGACCCTCGTCGAGGGAGATTGCATGATCGAGGTTGTCGAGCCTGCCGGCGCTGACACCTTCGCGGTCACTCATCTCGGCGGCAAGGAGATCGTTGCGCGCCTTCGCGCCGACGCCCGCATCGCCGCCGGGCAGAAGACGAGGCTCGCTTTCAATCTCGACAAGGCGGTGTTCTTCGATCCCGAGAGCCAGCGCCGCATCGCTTGA
- a CDS encoding carbohydrate ABC transporter permease, which yields MSHDRLTRALIYTALIIFAIYYLLPLYVMLVNSFKPLEEIRQGGMLNLPQVWTIDPWLSAWSTAQIGVQPTGLRPFFINSILMVVPAVAISTIVGALNGYVLTKWPFRGSNVFFGLLLLSCFIPFQIVLIPMARMLGIFGIAGSIWGLIMVHVIYGIGFTTLYFRNYYENFPTELVRAAQIDGASFFQIFRRILLPSSGPIIVVSVIWQFTNIWNDFLFGASFSGPYSTPMTVALNNLVSSSTGVKEYNVHFAGAILAALPTLIVYIVSGRYFVRGLMSGAVKG from the coding sequence ATCAGCCATGATCGCCTGACGCGCGCGCTCATCTATACGGCGCTGATCATCTTCGCGATCTACTACCTGTTGCCGCTCTATGTGATGCTGGTCAACTCGTTCAAGCCGCTGGAGGAAATTCGCCAGGGCGGCATGCTGAACCTTCCGCAGGTATGGACGATCGATCCGTGGCTCTCGGCCTGGTCGACGGCTCAGATCGGCGTGCAGCCGACAGGCCTTCGCCCATTCTTCATCAACTCGATCCTGATGGTCGTCCCGGCCGTGGCGATATCCACGATCGTCGGCGCGCTGAACGGATACGTGCTTACGAAATGGCCTTTCCGCGGTTCGAACGTGTTCTTCGGCCTGCTGCTGCTCTCCTGCTTCATTCCCTTCCAGATCGTGCTGATCCCGATGGCGCGCATGCTGGGCATCTTCGGGATTGCCGGCTCGATCTGGGGCCTGATCATGGTCCACGTGATCTATGGCATCGGCTTCACCACGCTCTACTTCCGCAACTACTATGAGAACTTCCCGACCGAGCTGGTGCGCGCCGCACAGATCGACGGGGCAAGCTTCTTCCAGATCTTCCGCCGCATCCTCCTGCCATCATCAGGGCCGATCATCGTCGTCTCCGTCATCTGGCAGTTCACCAACATCTGGAACGACTTCCTGTTCGGTGCCTCCTTCTCCGGCCCCTATTCCACGCCGATGACCGTCGCGCTGAACAACCTCGTCTCCTCGTCGACCGGCGTGAAGGAATACAACGTCCACTTTGCGGGCGCGATCCTCGCCGCCCTGCCCACCCTGATCGTCTACATCGTCTCCGGTCGCTATTTCGTGCGCGGCCTGATGTCCGGCGCCGTGAAAGGATAA
- a CDS encoding sugar ABC transporter permease — MDSRSRLQELLPKLVLAPSFLIVLVFVYGFIAYTGLLSLTDSRMLPSYNFVGLSNYVKLWALPHWWRAITNLAIFASLYIVICSVLGLGLAILLDQRIRIEGLLRPIYLYPMALSFIVTGTAWKWFLDPGIGLENTMHLWGWESFSFNWIKDRNYAIYCVVIAAVWQSSGFVMAMFLAGLRGVDNEIIKAAQIDGATTVTVYRRIIIPLMRPIFLSAFVVLAHLAIKAYDLVIALTGGGPGQATELPATFMYSYTFTRNQMGIGASSAIIMLIMIFSIIVPYLYSEIRGGKGR, encoded by the coding sequence ATGGATAGCCGCAGCCGGCTGCAGGAGCTTCTCCCGAAGCTCGTGCTCGCCCCCAGCTTTCTCATCGTCCTGGTGTTCGTCTACGGCTTCATCGCCTATACGGGCCTTCTGTCTCTGACAGACAGCAGGATGCTGCCCTCCTACAACTTCGTCGGGCTGTCCAACTATGTGAAGCTCTGGGCGCTGCCACACTGGTGGCGTGCGATCACGAACCTGGCGATCTTCGCCTCGCTCTATATCGTCATATGCAGCGTTCTCGGCCTCGGCCTGGCGATCCTGCTCGACCAGAGGATCCGCATCGAGGGCCTGCTGCGACCGATCTATCTCTATCCGATGGCGCTTTCGTTCATCGTTACCGGCACGGCGTGGAAGTGGTTCCTCGATCCCGGCATCGGTCTCGAGAACACCATGCACCTGTGGGGCTGGGAAAGCTTCTCGTTCAACTGGATCAAGGACCGCAACTACGCGATCTACTGCGTCGTCATCGCGGCTGTCTGGCAGTCTTCCGGCTTCGTCATGGCGATGTTCCTGGCCGGCCTTCGCGGCGTCGACAACGAGATCATCAAGGCCGCCCAGATCGACGGCGCCACCACCGTGACCGTTTATCGCCGCATCATCATCCCCTTGATGCGTCCCATCTTTCTCTCGGCCTTCGTGGTCCTCGCGCACCTTGCGATCAAGGCCTACGACCTGGTCATCGCGCTCACGGGTGGCGGTCCGGGACAGGCGACCGAACTTCCGGCGACCTTCATGTATTCCTACACCTTTACCCGCAACCAGATGGGCATAGGCGCGTCCTCGGCGATCATCATGCTGATCATGATCTTCTCCATCATCGTCCCCTATCTCTATTCCGAAATCCGTGGAGGCAAAGGACGATGA
- a CDS encoding ABC transporter substrate-binding protein gives MMTLGGGVSARAAENVEVLHWWTSGGEAAALDVLKKDLESKGITWTDMPVAGGGGTEAMTVLRARVTAGNAPTAVQMLGFDILDWAKEGALGNLDEVAGQEGWDKVVPTALQQFSKYDGHWIAAPVNVHSTNWVWINKAALDKAGGKEPQNWDELVALLDNFKAQGITPVAHGGQPWQDATIFDAVVLSLGNDFYKAAFIDLDPAALGGDKMKEAFDRMTKLRSYVDDNFSGRDWNLASAMVIENKAGLQFMGDWAKGEFLKAGKKPGADFVCMRFPGTQGSVTFNSDQFAMFKVADDKVPAQLKMASAIESPTFQSAFNVVKGSVPARTDVPDTDFDDCGKKGIKDLAEANANGSLYGSMAHGHANPAAVKNAIYDVVTRQFNGELSSEEATKELVAAVEGAK, from the coding sequence ATGATGACGCTCGGCGGCGGCGTTTCCGCGCGCGCTGCGGAGAACGTTGAAGTTTTGCACTGGTGGACATCCGGCGGCGAGGCAGCCGCACTCGACGTCCTGAAGAAGGACCTCGAATCCAAGGGCATCACCTGGACCGACATGCCGGTCGCAGGCGGCGGCGGTACCGAGGCCATGACCGTGCTTCGCGCCCGCGTCACTGCGGGTAACGCCCCGACGGCCGTACAGATGCTCGGCTTCGACATTCTCGACTGGGCCAAGGAAGGCGCGCTCGGCAACCTCGACGAAGTCGCAGGACAGGAAGGATGGGACAAGGTCGTCCCAACGGCCCTGCAGCAGTTCTCGAAGTATGACGGCCACTGGATCGCAGCTCCTGTTAACGTCCACTCGACCAACTGGGTGTGGATCAACAAAGCGGCGCTCGACAAGGCCGGCGGCAAGGAGCCGCAAAACTGGGACGAGCTCGTCGCACTCCTCGACAACTTCAAGGCTCAGGGGATCACCCCCGTCGCCCATGGCGGCCAGCCCTGGCAGGACGCGACCATCTTTGACGCGGTGGTTCTTTCGCTCGGCAACGACTTCTACAAGGCCGCATTCATCGACCTCGACCCGGCCGCTCTTGGTGGCGACAAGATGAAGGAAGCCTTCGACCGCATGACGAAGCTGCGCTCCTATGTGGACGACAACTTCTCGGGCCGCGACTGGAACCTTGCTTCGGCAATGGTCATCGAGAACAAGGCCGGGCTTCAGTTCATGGGTGACTGGGCGAAGGGCGAGTTCCTGAAGGCCGGCAAGAAGCCGGGCGCCGACTTCGTCTGCATGCGCTTCCCCGGCACCCAGGGATCGGTCACCTTCAACTCCGACCAGTTCGCGATGTTCAAGGTCGCTGACGACAAGGTTCCGGCTCAGCTGAAGATGGCTTCGGCAATCGAAAGCCCGACGTTCCAGTCGGCCTTCAACGTGGTCAAGGGTTCGGTCCCGGCCCGCACCGACGTTCCGGATACCGACTTCGACGATTGCGGCAAGAAGGGGATCAAGGACCTCGCCGAGGCCAACGCCAACGGCTCGCTTTACGGTTCCATGGCGCATGGCCATGCCAACCCGGCTGCCGTCAAGAATGCGATCTACGACGTCGTGACGCGTCAGTTCAACGGTGAACTTTCCTCCGAGGAAGCAACCAAGGAACTGGTCGCAGCAGTCGAAGGCGCGAAGTAA
- a CDS encoding LacI family transcriptional regulator yields MPRSEKSSDNEVTKTVSRAGKPTLKTIADLTGLAITTVSRALGNAPQISEATRKRVHEVASEIGYLPDRAAQRLKTGRTNVISVLLDPHEEILGFGTSLIHGLARALQSTPYHLIVTPSFIEGNNVDAVNYIIRNGMADGLILSRTEPFDARVRLLLENGFPFVTHGRTEFTTPHAYVDFDNFGFAYEAVRRLIAKGRRKVTIIPPPKRLTFSQHMLHGFMTAVREAGVAYEVPDAVDLDCPADQIRDHVRRRTADVDAPDGIVCPGEVSALATITGMSDCDLSLGVEYDIVAKQTSHLLTQIQPKVETIYEDLTAAGEAMGELLLRRIAGEDAAELNMLQAPQPSFPTP; encoded by the coding sequence GTGCCCCGAAGCGAGAAGTCTTCCGACAACGAGGTGACAAAAACCGTTTCGCGTGCCGGCAAGCCGACGCTGAAGACGATTGCCGACCTCACCGGGCTTGCGATTACCACGGTATCCCGCGCGCTCGGCAATGCCCCCCAGATTTCCGAGGCGACGCGCAAGCGCGTGCATGAGGTTGCCAGCGAGATCGGCTATCTGCCGGACCGGGCCGCCCAACGCCTGAAGACCGGCCGCACCAACGTCATTTCCGTGCTGCTCGACCCGCATGAGGAGATCCTCGGATTCGGCACTTCCCTCATCCACGGCCTCGCCCGCGCACTGCAATCGACGCCCTATCACCTCATCGTCACGCCGAGCTTCATCGAGGGAAACAATGTCGATGCGGTCAACTACATCATCCGCAACGGCATGGCCGACGGGCTGATCCTGTCTCGCACCGAACCCTTCGATGCACGTGTCCGCCTGTTGCTTGAAAACGGCTTTCCTTTCGTTACCCACGGGCGCACCGAATTCACAACGCCGCACGCTTACGTCGACTTTGACAATTTCGGTTTCGCCTACGAGGCTGTGCGCCGGCTGATCGCCAAGGGTCGGCGCAAGGTGACGATCATTCCGCCGCCCAAGCGCCTGACCTTCTCCCAACATATGCTGCACGGCTTCATGACGGCGGTGCGGGAGGCGGGTGTCGCCTATGAAGTTCCCGACGCGGTGGACCTTGACTGTCCCGCCGACCAGATCCGCGATCACGTGCGCAGGCGCACGGCGGACGTCGACGCACCGGACGGTATCGTCTGCCCGGGCGAGGTCTCTGCGCTTGCGACGATCACCGGCATGAGCGACTGCGATCTGAGTCTCGGCGTCGAATACGACATCGTTGCCAAGCAGACCTCGCATCTGCTTACGCAGATCCAGCCGAAGGTCGAGACGATCTACGAGGACCTGACCGCCGCGGGAGAGGCGATGGGAGAGCTTCTCCTCCGGCGCATCGCCGGCGAAGATGCGGCCGAATTGAACATGCTGCAGGCGCCGCAGCCAAGCTTTCCGACGCCCTGA
- a CDS encoding aldehyde dehydrogenase family protein, which produces MTVTVQPKPLTNYKARDYRMLIDGAWVEAADGKTLERVAPGHGIAVSRYQAGTKRDAEKAIAAARRAFDDGRWPRMTGAERSNILLKAADLIAARADDLAYLDTIESGKPISQAKAELGGAADIWRYAAALARDLHGESYNTLGEGTLGVVLREAIGVVSIITPWNFPFLIVSQKLPFALAAGCTTVVKPSELTSGSTLVLGEILAEAGVPAGVVNIVTGTGPEVGATMTTHPDVDMVSFTGSTGIGRLTMANAAQTLKKVSLELGGKNPQIVFPDANLDEFVDAAVFGAYFNAGECCNAGSRLILHKSIASDVIGRIAEISKQVKVGDPLDASTQVGAIITPQHLQKIQSYVAGASDGGATLAHGGEALDFGIGQFMTPTILSNVTADMAVAREEVFGPVLSVLTFEAAEEAIRIANSIDYGLSAGVWSRDFDTCLTIGRKVRAGTIWMNTFMDGASELPFGGYKQSGLGRELGRHAVEDYTETKTLNMHIGARTGWWMPR; this is translated from the coding sequence ATGACAGTGACGGTGCAACCGAAGCCGCTGACGAACTACAAGGCACGCGACTATCGCATGCTGATCGATGGCGCATGGGTCGAAGCCGCGGATGGCAAGACGCTGGAACGCGTGGCCCCTGGCCATGGGATCGCCGTCAGCCGCTATCAGGCTGGAACCAAGCGGGATGCAGAGAAGGCGATCGCAGCCGCTCGTCGCGCATTCGACGATGGTCGCTGGCCGCGCATGACTGGTGCAGAGCGCTCCAACATACTTCTCAAGGCTGCCGACCTCATCGCGGCGCGTGCCGATGATCTCGCCTATCTCGACACGATCGAGAGCGGGAAACCGATCAGCCAGGCCAAGGCTGAACTTGGCGGCGCCGCCGATATCTGGCGATATGCGGCAGCCCTTGCCCGCGACCTCCACGGCGAGAGCTACAATACGCTCGGGGAGGGTACGCTCGGCGTGGTTCTTCGCGAGGCAATTGGCGTCGTTTCGATCATCACGCCGTGGAATTTCCCGTTCCTGATCGTCAGCCAGAAGCTGCCCTTCGCGCTCGCGGCCGGCTGCACGACCGTCGTCAAACCTTCGGAACTCACCTCCGGCTCGACGCTCGTCCTTGGTGAAATTCTGGCCGAGGCAGGGGTTCCCGCCGGCGTCGTCAACATCGTCACGGGCACCGGCCCTGAGGTCGGCGCAACGATGACAACCCATCCCGATGTCGACATGGTCTCTTTCACCGGCTCGACCGGCATTGGCCGCCTGACCATGGCCAACGCCGCGCAGACGCTGAAGAAGGTCTCGCTTGAGCTTGGCGGCAAGAATCCGCAAATCGTCTTCCCCGATGCCAATCTCGACGAGTTTGTCGATGCCGCCGTCTTCGGCGCCTATTTCAACGCCGGCGAATGCTGCAACGCGGGTTCCCGGCTCATCTTGCACAAGAGCATTGCGTCCGATGTCATTGGCCGTATTGCAGAAATCTCGAAGCAGGTGAAAGTCGGTGATCCGCTTGACGCCTCAACTCAGGTTGGTGCGATCATCACGCCGCAGCATCTGCAGAAGATCCAGAGCTACGTGGCCGGTGCGTCCGACGGCGGCGCGACCCTTGCCCATGGTGGCGAAGCGCTCGACTTCGGCATCGGTCAGTTTATGACGCCAACGATCCTCTCGAACGTGACGGCGGATATGGCGGTTGCCCGCGAAGAGGTGTTCGGCCCCGTGCTCTCGGTGCTGACATTCGAGGCGGCGGAGGAGGCGATCCGTATTGCCAACTCCATCGACTACGGCCTGTCCGCCGGCGTCTGGAGCCGGGACTTCGATACCTGCCTGACGATCGGACGGAAGGTCCGGGCCGGCACGATCTGGATGAACACCTTCATGGACGGCGCATCCGAGCTGCCGTTCGGCGGCTACAAGCAATCCGGCCTCGGGCGTGAGCTCGGGCGTCATGCCGTCGAGGACTACACGGAGACAAAGACACTCAACATGCATATCGGCGCACGGACCGGATGGTGGATGCCGCGATGA
- a CDS encoding enoyl-CoA hydratase/isomerase family protein, with protein MSETRIRIAIDGTVAMLTVARPEKLNAFDIDMLKELSAACDEIEANASVRVAILTGEGKAFSAGGDIRAWAGMEPNEFGHAWVRFGHRVFERLATLRMPLIAAVNGHALGGGLELAAAADIRIAESQVKIGLPEAGLGMVPGWSGTQRLVKRFGAQAVRRMLVGGEVLTAAEAQSLGIVDQVVETGTSVQAARDYAARIVARSPAATEISKLMIAVANGEDNGSAVEALGSILVAKTGDLKEGVAAFTGKRPAEFKGEW; from the coding sequence ATGTCTGAAACGCGCATCCGGATCGCCATTGACGGCACTGTCGCGATGCTGACCGTCGCGCGGCCGGAGAAGCTCAATGCCTTCGACATCGACATGTTGAAAGAGCTTTCCGCCGCTTGTGACGAGATAGAGGCGAATGCTTCCGTCCGCGTCGCCATACTGACGGGTGAGGGCAAGGCCTTTTCCGCCGGTGGCGACATCAGGGCCTGGGCCGGCATGGAGCCGAACGAGTTCGGACACGCCTGGGTGCGCTTCGGGCACCGCGTGTTCGAGCGGCTGGCGACGCTTCGCATGCCGTTGATTGCCGCCGTTAATGGCCATGCTCTCGGGGGTGGGTTGGAGCTCGCTGCGGCCGCGGACATACGGATCGCGGAAAGCCAGGTGAAAATCGGCCTGCCTGAGGCAGGTCTCGGCATGGTTCCCGGCTGGTCGGGCACGCAGCGGCTCGTCAAGCGCTTCGGCGCGCAGGCTGTACGCCGCATGCTAGTCGGTGGTGAGGTGCTGACCGCAGCGGAAGCGCAATCCCTCGGGATCGTGGACCAGGTCGTGGAGACCGGTACGTCGGTGCAGGCGGCAAGGGATTATGCGGCGCGCATCGTCGCGCGCAGCCCGGCCGCGACGGAAATCTCGAAACTCATGATCGCGGTCGCAAATGGCGAGGACAATGGCAGCGCGGTCGAAGCCCTCGGCTCGATTCTCGTTGCAAAGACCGGGGACCTGAAGGAGGGCGTGGCCGCCTTCACAGGAAAGCGCCCGGCGGAATTCAAGGGAGAATGGTGA
- a CDS encoding acyl CoA:acetate/3-ketoacid CoA transferase, with translation MSKHITPSEAAALIPDGSIVSVSSSSGLGCPDLMLKAIGERFAATGHPQNITTLHPIAAGDMSGIKGVDHIARKGLLAKIIGGSYPSGPSSAEPPLIWQMITDDQIPAYNIPSGILFDMHREAAAKRPGVLTKVGLDTFVDPSRQGCAMNGKAASAPVVKKIQFEGEEWLYFPAIVPQVAIIRATTADERGNLTYEHEGAYLGGLDQALAARNNGGIVIAQVKRITKDGSLRPHDVRVPGMLVDYVVVDPDQKQTTQTLYDPAISGEIMRPLDTFRVPEFNIQKVIARRVAQELQAGSCVNLGFGISANVPRILLEEGRHGEVTWVIEQGAVGGVPLLDFAFGCASNADAFMPSPYQFTYFQGAGFDASLLSFLEIGRDGSVNVSKLSFRPHVTAGAGGFVDITARARKIVFSGMFNAGAKLGIEGGKLAIEKEGKLKKLVNEVEHVTFSGRRAIEQGQDITYVTERCVMKLTPKGIVLTEIAPGVDLQAHILDQSEFPLIVSDSLKVMDGALFVDAPLGLALSRKAERKLEGAGHV, from the coding sequence ATGAGCAAGCATATCACCCCTTCGGAAGCCGCCGCCCTAATACCTGACGGCTCCATCGTCTCCGTTTCGTCCTCCTCGGGACTCGGTTGTCCGGACCTGATGCTGAAGGCAATCGGCGAGCGCTTTGCTGCAACCGGTCATCCGCAGAACATTACTACTTTGCATCCGATTGCCGCCGGCGACATGAGCGGTATCAAGGGCGTGGATCACATCGCGAGGAAGGGGTTGCTTGCGAAGATCATCGGAGGCTCATACCCGTCCGGTCCATCGTCCGCCGAGCCGCCCCTGATCTGGCAGATGATCACCGACGATCAGATTCCGGCCTACAATATTCCCTCCGGCATCCTGTTCGACATGCACCGCGAGGCCGCCGCAAAGCGTCCCGGGGTCCTGACCAAGGTCGGCCTCGATACCTTTGTCGATCCGTCGCGCCAGGGTTGCGCCATGAACGGGAAAGCGGCATCCGCGCCGGTGGTGAAGAAGATCCAGTTCGAGGGCGAAGAGTGGCTTTACTTCCCCGCGATCGTGCCGCAGGTCGCGATCATTCGCGCCACCACGGCCGATGAACGCGGCAACCTTACCTATGAGCATGAGGGCGCCTATCTCGGCGGTCTCGACCAGGCTCTCGCCGCACGAAACAACGGCGGCATCGTGATCGCCCAGGTTAAGCGCATCACCAAGGACGGCTCCCTGCGTCCCCATGACGTTCGCGTGCCGGGAATGCTCGTTGACTATGTCGTCGTCGATCCCGACCAGAAGCAGACGACGCAGACCCTCTACGATCCGGCCATCTCCGGCGAAATCATGCGTCCGCTGGACACGTTCCGGGTGCCGGAGTTCAATATCCAGAAGGTGATCGCCCGCCGCGTTGCGCAGGAACTTCAGGCAGGCAGCTGCGTCAATCTCGGCTTCGGTATCTCGGCCAACGTCCCGCGCATCCTCCTGGAAGAGGGACGGCATGGCGAGGTCACCTGGGTGATCGAACAGGGTGCTGTCGGGGGCGTGCCGCTGCTCGACTTCGCTTTCGGGTGTGCCTCGAACGCCGATGCCTTCATGCCTTCGCCCTATCAGTTCACCTACTTCCAGGGTGCGGGCTTCGATGCCTCGTTGCTTTCCTTCCTGGAGATCGGGCGTGACGGCTCGGTCAACGTGTCCAAGCTCTCCTTCCGGCCACATGTGACGGCCGGTGCCGGCGGCTTCGTCGATATCACCGCCCGGGCAAGGAAGATCGTCTTCTCGGGTATGTTCAATGCCGGGGCCAAGCTCGGCATCGAGGGCGGAAAGCTCGCGATCGAGAAGGAAGGCAAACTCAAGAAGCTGGTCAACGAGGTCGAGCACGTCACCTTCTCCGGCCGCCGTGCCATCGAGCAGGGACAGGACATTACCTATGTCACCGAGCGTTGCGTGATGAAGCTCACACCCAAGGGAATTGTGCTGACCGAAATTGCGCCCGGCGTCGACCTGCAGGCCCATATCCTCGATCAATCGGAGTTTCCGCTGATTGTCTCTGATAGCCTCAAGGTTATGGACGGCGCGCTCTTTGTTGATGCGCCGCTGGGGCTGGCTCTGTCGCGCAAGGCCGAGCGGAAGCTGGAAGGGGCGGGACATGTCTGA
- a CDS encoding Gfo/Idh/MocA family oxidoreductase has protein sequence MTKWGLIGASTIAHEWVIDAIRATGGEIVSVMSTNGERGAKYAADHAIPKSVTTLEGLVGDPDVEAVYISTTNELHRDQAIAAARAGKHILCEKPLAMSLEDARTMVKAATDAGVVLATNHHLRNAASHRAMRDAIAAGRIGRPLAARVFHAVYLPPHLQGWRLDKPQAGGGVILDITVHDADTLRFVLGDDPVEAIAFSQSGGMGKGGLEDAVMGVMRFKSGVIAQFHDGFTSKYAETGFEVHGTEGSLIARNVMSQRPVGSVILRNAEGETELPLEQHNLYEAGLAAFHSAIGGKGGPSATGEDGIWSLATGLAVVEAAKTGKAVKIEPGL, from the coding sequence ATGACGAAATGGGGATTGATCGGGGCAAGCACGATTGCCCATGAATGGGTCATCGACGCTATCCGCGCCACGGGCGGTGAAATCGTCTCGGTCATGAGCACCAATGGCGAACGCGGCGCAAAATATGCTGCCGATCACGCTATTCCGAAATCGGTGACGACGCTCGAGGGCCTTGTCGGCGATCCGGATGTGGAGGCCGTCTATATCTCCACTACCAACGAGCTCCATCGCGATCAGGCGATCGCTGCCGCACGTGCGGGAAAGCACATTCTGTGCGAGAAGCCGCTTGCCATGTCCCTGGAGGACGCCCGCACCATGGTGAAGGCAGCGACGGATGCCGGCGTCGTTTTGGCGACCAATCATCACCTCCGCAATGCCGCCAGCCACCGTGCCATGCGCGATGCCATCGCTGCCGGCCGGATCGGCCGACCGCTTGCCGCCCGCGTGTTCCATGCCGTCTACCTGCCGCCGCACCTGCAGGGCTGGCGGCTCGACAAGCCGCAGGCCGGCGGCGGCGTCATCCTCGACATTACGGTGCACGATGCCGACACGCTGCGTTTCGTGCTCGGGGACGATCCGGTCGAGGCGATCGCATTCTCCCAGTCCGGCGGCATGGGCAAGGGCGGGCTGGAAGACGCCGTGATGGGCGTGATGCGCTTCAAGTCCGGCGTCATTGCGCAGTTCCACGATGGATTCACCTCGAAATATGCCGAGACCGGCTTTGAGGTGCACGGCACGGAAGGGTCACTGATCGCCCGCAATGTCATGAGCCAGCGGCCTGTCGGCAGCGTCATCCTGCGCAACGCCGAAGGCGAGACCGAACTGCCGCTCGAGCAGCACAATCTCTATGAGGCGGGGCTTGCGGCCTTTCATTCCGCCATCGGCGGGAAGGGCGGGCCTTCTGCCACCGGCGAGGATGGAATCTGGTCGCTGGCCACCGGGCTGGCGGTCGTAGAGGCCGCGAAGACCGGCAAGGCCGTCAAGATCGAACCCGGACTTTGA